The following are encoded together in the Tetrapisispora phaffii CBS 4417 chromosome 5, complete genome genome:
- the UBP2 gene encoding ubiquitin-specific protease UBP2 (similar to Saccharomyces cerevisiae UBP2 (YOR124C); ancestral locus Anc_5.443) → MLEDTLINHIEYELDSESMDVDNDVNSTSNLQIDSNVSRDVGTDVELSDEIQVPVSVIGNEMGLNELDDGSKLLYQNLMNMSPLKTSERILDDILSNIPLMKVINSKENCNTLRYNEQFNNSILKQPMIEYSKLRATVHPDSIGSIVDQIVIQSKFEYKSVTCPNHNKIEVFMGVLIDSTQKANTLDDLSNIIINHVKITVKTRTVLERTRRLMGLSKFHLVKELHPFDQKDLLTFDKNAANLIDHAIYVSEDTNKLILIEIFNPEFDSQEERGLFTPNVINQRYLHSLAEGEEPSTEDIPTGIECINTLFKVFKGPLTRKSSNDPIKRINSDNPILRLHMNPEWLVSKYGFNMVLEKDVETGDEFTEYEPPDLTDYVSNQQTRKIRESVTRKCLELIFFGKMMINLLSKEELEKSSKSLRTFNLLQTSFSTSFFKLLIQERGVGLPIENQSNYNIDYHFINLSVSYHYSERDIIQMFEVISKVDPDNIGHYYDSLQFIANAKGSYQLIAYCSKLDIVGQESLETAIKTFNLDLSVTALSSLEDSVIMSIYQAELKNKSLSQERHVNLRNALQVLASYKKSKKLKFFVDYEPYLNTRTAYNMLEIDESIDDDIIQTAYSIKVNDAPGLKLDCDRALYTIAIARRSISLFNFLLENNLIFQEYYTADTFSYTSALSLLQVNENASDENILEVFQKKWFEEAMVAFDHLLKLKAALTKIAFQRNSKLISNFLETGVIDPSCLPAENWPTGLNNIGNTCYLNSLLQYYFAISPLRDEIINYTKTVDDIENNLQLQGITRRVGGRVTNTIEVERSVQFVYQLRDLFSEMIYSHSRCVTPKKELAYLAFAPSNVEVEFDSEDGKSQRDNISTETVDVGADGKNDNLLVDFDSNIGANGRDEKLLVDLDSNISDKIKEEEVKKINTLKPVTSTRVAKISPDQLENALEMGRQQDVTECIGNVLNQLESASIPLSLDDDEEQNDLLKNCFLVKTKQSIIPLEKSKPPRNKIERFLSLLVNIGDHPKNIYDALDLYFNDELLQMEEYGEVRKTLSITEFPSILQIQIQRVYYDREKFIPFKSIEPLPFGNVLYMDRYAELDNKELIDTKNKARIMKKELANMKKRQKELLSRNELGLSRKESLIETKRLLMSDVLDNNGIDVPMKTSLISQIEANLLEIDRELTTLFNNIRDMELNISNMFKEFQSIKYNLFAVFIHRGEASYGHYWTYIKDFQQNSIWRKYNDETITEVPDSEVFNFIEGNTATPYFLVYVKNENIDDIEPLKRIVSDCA, encoded by the coding sequence ATGCTAGAAGATACATTAATTAATCATATTGAATATGAACTGGATTCCGAATCAATGGATGTGGATAATGACGTTAATTCAACTTCGAATCTGCAGATCGACAGTAATGTGTCAAGAGATGTTGGTACTGATGTAGAGTTATCAGATGAAATTCAAGTCCCTGTTTCAGTTATTGGTAATGAAATGGGTTTAAATGAGCTCGATGATGGTTCAAAATTactatatcaaaatttaatgaatatgtCCCCCCTTAAAACTTCTGAAAGAATACTTGATGATATACTTTCTAACATTCCATTAATGAAAGTTATCAACAGTAAAGAGAACTGCAATACATTAAGATATAACGAgcaatttaataatagtattttaaaacaaCCGATGATAGAATACTCTAAATTGAGAGCCACTGTACATCCAGATTCAATCGGCTCAATAGTTGATCAAATTGTTATACAATCAAAATTTGAGTATAAATCTGTTACATGTCCAAatcataataaaattgagGTGTTTATGGGGGTGTTGATCGATTCAACCCAGAAAGCCAATACCCTTGATGATTTATccaatattatcattaatcaTGTAAAAATTACAGTAAAAACTAGAACAGTATTAGAAAGGACCCGAAGATTAATGGGACTCtcaaaatttcatttaGTTAAAGAGCTACATCCATTTGATCAGAAAGATTTATTAACCTTTGATAAAAACGCTGCAAACTTAATAGATCACGCGATATATGTTTCTGAAGATACGaacaaattgatattaattgaaatattcaatCCTGAGTTTGATTCTCAGGAAGAAAGAGGATTGTTTACTCCGAATGTGATAAATCAAAGGTATTTACATTCTTTAGCTGAAGGAGAAGAACCTAGCACCGAGGATATTCCAACGGGAATTGAATGCATTAACactttatttaaagtttttaaaGGACCATTAACGAGAAAATCAAGCAATGACCctataaaaagaataaattcAGACAACCCAATTTTAAGGTTGCATATGAACCCAGAATGGTTAGTATCAAAATATGGTTTCAATATGGTACTTGAAAAGGATGTAGAAACTGGTGATGAATTTACAGAATATGAACCTCCAGATTTAACAGATTATGTTTCAAATCAACaaacaagaaaaatcaGAGAATCTGTAACTAGAAAATGTTtagaattaatattttttggtaaaaTGATGATTAATTTGCTTTCAAAAGAGGAACTTGAAAAATCATCTAAATCATTGCGCACATTTAATTTGTTACAAACATCTTTTTCTACATCGTTTTTTAAGCTGCTAATTCAAGAAAGAGGTGTAGGCTTACCAATCGAAAATCAatctaattataatatagatTACCATTTTATTAATCTATCTGTTTCGTATCATTATTCAGAAAGGGATATTATCCAGATGTTTGAGGTAATCAGTAAAGTCGATCCTGACAACATTGGTCATTATTACGATTCACTGCAGTTTATAGCAAATGCTAAAGGTTCCTATCAATTAATAGCTTATTGCTCTAAACTTGATATTGTCGGCCAAGAGTCTTTGGAAACGGCaattaaaacatttaattTAGATTTGTCAGTAACTGCTTTATCTTCATTGGAAGATTCTGTTATAATGTCAATATATCAAGctgaattgaaaaacaaaagTTTGTCTCAAGAGAGACATGTTAATTTGAGAAATGCATTACAAGTCCTAGCATCTTACAAAAAGtcaaagaaattgaaattttttgtaGATTATGAACCATATTTAAATACTCGCACAGCATATAATATGTTAGAAATTGATGAGTCTATTGACGACGACATCATTCAAACAgcatattcaataaaagtAAACGATGCACCAGGCTTGAAATTGGATTGTGATAGAGCATTGTATACTATAGCTATAGCAAGAAGAAGCATTTCTTTGTTTAATTTCCTATTAGAAAACAATCTAATTTTTCAGGAGTACTATACAGCCGATACATTCTCTTATACATCTGCTTTATCTTTATTGCAAGTTAACGAAAATGCTAGTGACGAGAATATTTTGGAagtatttcaaaaaaaatggttCGAGGAAGCGATGGTTGCTTTTGATCATCTTTTAAAGCTGAAAGCAGCTTTAACTAAAATTGCATTTCAGCGTAACTCAAAATTAATTAGTAATTTCTTAGAGACGGGTGTCATCGACCCAAGTTGTCTTCCAGCAGAGAATTGGCCTACAGGTCTAAATAATATTGGTAATACATGCTATTTAAACTCTCTActacaatattattttgcaATTTCTCCTCTAAgagatgaaattattaactatACCAAAACAGTCGATGacattgaaaataatttacaGTTACAAGGAATTACTCGTAGGGTTGGTGGAAGAGTGACAAACACAATTGAAGTTGAACGTTCGGTCCAATTTGTTTATCAACTTAGAGATTTATTTTCTGAAATGATTTATTCTCACTCTAGATGTGTAACACCGAAAAAAGAGCTTGCTTATTTAGCATTTGCTCCAAGCAATGTGGAAGTTGAGTTTGATTCAGAAGACGGTAAATCACAAAGAGACAATATCAGCACTGAAACTGTCGATGTAGGGGCTGATGGTAAGAATGATAATTTACTGGTTGATTTTGATTCGAATATAGGCGCAAATGGTAGAGATGAAAAGCTACTTGTTGATTTAGATTCAAATATAagtgataaaataaaagaagaggaagtcaaaaaaattaatacGCTAAAACCTGTCACTTCTACTCGTGTAGCAAAAATTAGCCCAGATCAATTAGAGAATGCTTTAGAAATGGGTCGCCAACAGGATGTTACTGAATGTATCGGTAATGTTTTGAATCAACTGGAATCAGCATCCATTCCATTATCTCTAGATGACGATGAAGAACagaatgatttattaaaaaattgttttttgGTTAAGACTAAACAGAGCATTATACCATTGGAGAAAAGCAAGCCACCcagaaataaaattgaaagatttttatcattattagtAAATATCGGAGATCACcctaaaaatatttacgATGCCCTTGACCTATACTTCAATGATGAACTTTTACAAATGGAAGAATATGGTGAAGTTAGAAAAACTTTATCGATTACAGAATTTCCTTCTATACTACAAATCCAAATTCAAAGAGTATATTATGATCgtgaaaaatttattccttttaaatcaattgagCCTTTGCCTTTTGGTAATGTTTTATACATGGATAGATATGCTGAATTGGATAATAAGGAATTGATAGACACGAAAAATAAAGCTAGGATTATGAAGAAAGAATTGGCGAATATGAAGAAGAGACAAAAAGAACTTTTAAGTAGGAACGAATTAGGATTATCAAGAAAAGAGTCTCTAATTGAAACCAAGAGATTGTTGATGTCCGATGTTTTGGATAATAATGGAATTGACGTACCAATGAAAACATCTCTTATTTCACAAATTGAAGCAAATTTACTCGAAATTGATAGGGAATTAACaactttatttaataatattagagATATGGAATTAAATATCAGCAACATGtttaaagaatttcaaagcattaaatataacttGTTTGCTGTGTTTATTCATAGAGGTGAAGCAAGTTATGGTCATTATTGGACCTATATAAAGGATTTTCAACAAAATAGCATTTGGAGAAAGTATAATGATGAAACCATTACAGAAGTCCCTGATTCCGAagtatttaattttatcgAAGGAAATACCGCAACGCCGTATTTCTTAGTATATGTTAAAAATGAgaatattgatgatattgaGCCATTGAAGAGAATAGTTTCTGATTGCGCATAA
- the TPHA0E01670 gene encoding uncharacterized protein (similar to Saccharomyces cerevisiae YDR374W-A; ancestral locus Anc_5.447): MSNNILQNYLLRELKNSSNVDTIDIEDNDFLILNCIYDQLLIKIIETANDFAKQDRSLDVLPEHINRAYRQIANEDSVV, from the coding sequence ATGAGTAATAACATTCTACAAAATTATCTCTTAAGggaattaaaaaatagtTCCAATGTCGATACtattgatattgaagaCAATGATTTTCTTATACTAAATTGTATATATgatcaattattaattaaaataatagagACTGCAAATGATTTTGCAAAACAAGATAGATCCTTAGATGTGTTACCAGAACATATAAATAGAGCATATAGACAGATAGCGAACGAGGATAGTGTAGTTTAA
- the TPHA0E01650 gene encoding SGNH/GDSL hydrolase family protein (similar to Saccharomyces cerevisiae IAH1 (YOR126C); ancestral locus Anc_5.449) — MSMVYDSFLLFGDSITEFCYNSDMENMQGTQFTLGAALSNVYTRKMSIIQRGFSGYTSRWGVKILPKVLEQDSSIKIAYIFFGSNDASSGGLQHVPLEEYKENTKKMLHMLKKKGIKPILIGPAVHNLEYWNSTKPEEAASGNFRTNKAFKAYSDACSALANEEGIPFVNLNAAFTKAGDDSWKNLLGDGLHFNGAGYKVMFDELMKEISNHYPEYSPANMAYKLPNWREISPSGDSLDKFL, encoded by the coding sequence ATGTCGATGGTCTatgattcatttttattgtttggTGATTCTATAACTGAATTCTGTTACAATTCAGATATGGAAAATATGCAAGGTACACAGTTCACTTTAGGGGCTGCTCTGTCTAATGTTTATACCAGAAAAATGTCTATAATTCAAAGAGGTTTTTCTGGTTATACATCAAGATGGGGGGTTAAGATACTACCAAAGGTATTAGAACAAGACTCTAGTATTAAAATTGCATACATTTTCTTTGGATCTAATGATGCTTCCAGCGGTGGCTTACAACATGTCCCTTTAGAGGAGTATAAAGAGAATACCAAAAAAATGCTTCAtatgttgaagaaaaaggGTATAAAACCAATCTTAATAGGACCAGCTGTCCATAATCTCGAATATTGGAATTCTACAAAGCCGGAAGAAGCTGCTTCGGGAAATTTCCGTACAAATAAAGCTTTTAAAGCATATTCAGATGCTTGCAGTGCACTTGCTAATGAGGAAGGTATACCATTTGTTAATCTAAACGCAGCATTTACAAAAGCTGGTGATGATAGTTGGAAAAATTTATTGGGTGATGGTTTACACTTTAATGGTGCCGGGTATAAAGTAATGTTCGATGaattaatgaaagaaaTCAGTAACCATTATCCGGAATATTCTCCAGCTAATATGGCTTATAAGTTACCAAATTGGAGAGAGATCAGTCCTTCCGGAGACTCATTAGATAAATTTTTGTAG
- the PHO92 gene encoding mRNA-binding phosphate metabolism regulator (similar to Saccharomyces cerevisiae YDR374C; ancestral locus Anc_5.446) yields the protein MDYTTYSSQSSVFSPFPNYKPLTENTFHNEQQQQPHRTIEDSLRGLESFFTNDLLGNPIVENNSLETNTIDIKHKTDFNCNDNNYLHDNISLNHIQHNGLTYDTSGKIASPNNLYYNSQSYEYKNADTFLSLSQQQPQYNDQIPRSIPFDMSAKSIYLNPKLSMAIVPKWVNVPEGSKFFVIKSSNIEHIQKSYYNRIWSSTYFGNKRLSEAFISLEYDSKIFLLFSVTKSGRFCGVAEMTSNIQDNLDTSIWEDDDKKFGQAFKVRWVFVRDVHNRNLKHFLIPANEMKPITNSRDTQEIPFSIGNSIIKLFKDKTKNTAITSFLDECYE from the coding sequence ATGGACTATACTACTTATTCATCGCAATCATCAGTATTTTCTCCCTTCCCAAATTATAAACCCTTGACTGAAAATACTTTTCACAAtgaacaacaacaacaaccaCACAGAACTATTGAAGATAGCTTGAGAGGTTTGGAAAGCTTTTTTACTAATGATCTTTTGGGAAATCCCATTGTGGAAAATAACTCTTTGGAGACAAAtacaattgatattaaacaTAAAACTGATTTTAACtgtaatgataataattatttacatgATAATATTAGTCTTAATCACATTCAACATAATGGGTTAACATATGATACTAGTGGAAAGATCGCATCaccaaataatttatattataatagtCAATCTTATGAGTACAAAAATGCCGAtacatttttatcattatctcAGCAACAGCCACAGTACAATGATCAAATACCAAGAAGCATTCCTTTCGATATGTCTGCCAAATCAATCTATTTAAACCCAAAACTATCGATGGCTATTGTTCCGAAATGGGTAAATGTTCCAGAGGGTTCTAAGTTTTTTGTCATTAAATCATCCAATATTGAACATATACAAAAATCTTATTATAATAGAATTTGGTCATCTAcatattttggaaataaAAGGTTAAGTGAAGCATTCATTTCATTGGAATACGATAGTAAGATTTTCTTACTATTTTCTGTCACCAAATCAGGAAGATTTTGTGGCGTTGCTGAAATGACTTCAAATATACAAGATAACTTGGATACAAGCATATGggaagatgatgataaaaaatttggaCAAGCTTTTAAAGTTAGATGGGTATTTGTCAGAGACGTCCATAAtagaaatttaaaacatttcCTAATACCAGCAAACGAAATGAAACCAATCACCAATTCAAGGGATACACAAGAGATACCTTTTTCCATTGGTAATTCGataattaaactatttaaGGATAAGACAAAAAACACAGCAATAACATCATTCCTGGATGAGTGCTACgaataa
- the BCS1 gene encoding bifunctional AAA family ATPase chaperone/translocase BCS1 (similar to Saccharomyces cerevisiae BCS1 (YDR375C); ancestral locus Anc_5.448) has translation MSDSDGIEARESKPLTVDIPITSNNNDDSFKGKIKSLINNAMENNPYFAAGGGLMILGTGLALAKSGVAMGSSLLYRNLIVDLEIQSKDKSYSWFLTWMAKHPQRISKHLAVKTQYVQHNNGSVTTKFDFVPGPGNHWIRYKGAFIYVKRERSSRMVDLTNGSPFETVSLTTLYRDRYLFNEILTEAKELAVKSSEGKTVLYTSFGPEWRPFGQPKAKRAIESVILDKNIKEDILKDVNDFLRNGQWYSERGIPYRRGYLLYGPPGSGKTSFIQALAGALDYNICILNLSENNLTDDRLNHLMNNMPERSVLLLEDIDAAFNKRTLNSESGYQTSVTFSGLLNALDGVTSSEETITFMTTNHPEKLDPAILRPGRVDFKQFVGNATEYQIKNMFLKFYPNENTLCNEFMKKAASLKKPISTAQLQGLFVMNKDDPKAAVATINTISDPINFN, from the coding sequence ATGTCAGATAGTGATGGCATAGAAGCACGAGAGAGCAAGCCGCTCACTGTTGATATTCCAAttacttcaaataataatgatgattcaTTCAAGGGTAAAATCAAGTCACTTATCAACAATGCTATGGAAAACAACCCATATTTTGCTGCAGGTGGTGGGTTAATGATTCTGGGTACAGGATTAGCGCTTGCTAAAAGCGGTGTAGCTATGGGAAGCAGTTTACTGTATCGTAATTTAATAGTTGATTTAGAGATTCAATCAAAAGACAAGTCATATAGTTGGTTCTTAACATGGATGGCGAAACATCCACaaagaatttcaaaacattTAGCAGTTAAGACTCAGTATGTTCAGCATAATAACGGCTCAGTTACAACGAAGTTTGATTTTGTACCTGGACCAGGCAATCATTGGATAAGATACAAAGGTGCATTTATTTATGTCAAGAGAGAAAGATCGTCTAGAATGGTCGATTTGACTAATGGCTCTCCATTTGAAACCGTTTCATTAACTACATTGTATAGAGATcgatatttatttaatgaaattttgaCAGAGGCCAAAGAATTAGCTGTTAAATCCTCAGAAGGTAAAACTGTTTTGTATACATCTTTTGGTCCCGAATGGAGGCCATTTGGGCAACCGAAAGCTAAAAGAGCCATTGAATCTGTGATCttagataaaaatattaaagaagatattCTGAAGGACgttaatgattttttacGAAATGGTCAATGGTATTCTGAAAGAGGTATACCTTATAGAAGAGGATATTTGCTATACGGTCCACCTGGATCAGGCAAAACTAGTTTTATTCAAGCACTAGCAGGTGCATTGGATTAcaatatatgtatattaaATCTATCAGAGAACAACCTAACAGATGACAGGCTAAATCATCTAATGAATAATATGCCTGAAAGAAGTGTTCTATTGTTAGAGGATATCGATGCagcatttaataaaagaacaCTGAACAGCGAATCGGGGTACCAAACAAGTGTAACATTTAGTGGATTATTAAATGCGTTAGATGGTGTTACTTCCAGTGAAGAGACAATTACATTCATGACCACAAATCATCCCGAAAAATTGGATCCGGCTATTTTAAGACCCGGTAGAGTTGATTTCAAACAATTTGTTGGTAATGCTACAGAGTAccaaattaaaaatatgtttttaaaGTTCTATCCGAATGAAAACACACTCTGCAATGAATTTATGAAAAAAGCAGCTTCATTGAAGAAACCAATAAGCACAGCCCAATTACAAGGATTGTTCGTGATGAACAAAGATGATCCAAAGGCTGCAGTTGCAACCATAAATACAATTTCCGATCctattaattttaactaa
- the FRQ1 gene encoding frequenin (similar to Saccharomyces cerevisiae FRQ1 (YDR373W); ancestral locus Anc_5.444), producing MGAKASKLTKDDIASLKQSTYFDRREIQQWHKGFLRDFPSGKLTREDFVNIYKQYFPFGYPEEFANHIFNVFDKDHREFIDFYEFITILSITSRGTQEEKLAWAFRLYDLNNDGYITYDEMYTIVSSIYKMMGSMVKLSEDEATPELRVNKIFKIMDKDDDGYITLEEFREGSKVDPSIVGALNLYSGLV from the coding sequence ATGGGTGCTAAGGCCTCTAAATTAACGAAAGATGATATAGCAAGTCTAAAACAATCAACTTACTTTGATAGAAGAGAGATTCAACAATGGCATAAAGGTTTTCTAAGAGATTTTCCAAGTGGTAAGTTGACTCGTGAGGATTTTGTTAACATTTACAAGCAATACTTCCCATTTGGATATCCTGAGGAATTTGCAAACCACatatttaatgttttcGATAAAGATCATCGTGAGTTTATAGATTTCTATGAATTCATTACAATTTTGAGCATAACTTCAAGAGGTAcacaagaagaaaaattagcTTGGGCATTTAGGTTGTAcgatttaaataatgacgGCTATATAACATATGATGAAATGTATACTATTGTGTCAAGCATATATAAGATGATGGGGTCTATGGTAAAATTGAGTGAGGATGAAGCCACTCCTGAACTTAgagttaataaaattttcaagatAATGGATAAGGATGACGACGGTTACATTACTTTGGAGGAATTCAGAGAAGGTTCGAAAGTGGACCCATCAATTGTAGGTGCTCTAAACTTATATAGTGGATTGGTGTGA
- the CAT5 gene encoding putative monooxygenase CAT5 (similar to Saccharomyces cerevisiae CAT5 (YOR125C); ancestral locus Anc_5.445), with protein MFCKQCSKSLIQRRTFSVLGNLKKSNNVGKPFKQNNNSQIRYSPLDDAQTAYLDRVIRVDQAGELGANYIYAGQFFVLANKFPHLKPILQHMWDQEIHHHNTFNELQIRNRVRPSLITPFWKLGAFFMGAGTASISSEAAMACTEAVETVIGKHYNEQLRCLSNQYVQNKTDGSKGLPDEVKSLTDVITQFRDDELEHLNTAIEYDSKKAVPYIMLTEAIKSICRVAIWSAERV; from the coding sequence atgttTTGTAAACAATGTTCCAAGTCTTTAATACAAAGGAGGACATTTTCTGTCTTGGgtaatttgaagaaaagcAATAATGTAGGCAAGCcttttaaacaaaataacaatagtCAAATTAGATATAGTCCTTTAGATGATGCCCAAACAGCATATTTAGATAGAGTCATCCGTGTTGATCAAGCTGGTGAGTTAGGGGCAAATTACATTTATGCAGGCCAATTTTTCGTTCTGGCTAACAAGTTCCCACATTTGAAACCTATATTACAACACATGTGGGATCAAGAGATCCATCATCATAATACATTTAACGAGTTGCAGATCAGGAATAGAGTCAGACCATCTTTAATTACTCCTTTTTGGAAACTCGGCGCATTTTTCATGGGTGCAGGTACAGCCTCAATATCATCAGAAGCAGCAATGGCTTGTACAGAAGCTGTTGAGACAGTAATAGGTAAACACTATAATGAACAATTGCGTTGCCTGTCAAATCAATATGTGCAAAATAAAACAGATGGTTCAAAAGGACTACCAGACGAAGTTAAATCTTTGACTGATGTTATTACACAATTTAGAGATGATGAATTAGAACATTTGAATACTGCCATTGAATATGACTCAAAAAAAGCTGTTCCATACATTATGCTAACCGAGGCTATTAAAAGTATATGTAGAGTCGCTATTTGGTCTGCTGAGAGGGTTTAA
- the CTS2 gene encoding putative chitinase (similar to Saccharomyces cerevisiae CTS2 (YDR371W); ancestral locus Anc_5.441) encodes MVNPNIYIFSSCIFIAAVTFGFEMVLYNIYKKYTDQLQRFDAKPGNISSELNQHDREYDPIMKPENSEQNNGTENSLYSMGVYYSNWSPYSPRLFFPHDIDTSRVSHVYYSFLLVDGDEGTIKSSDTWSDFQIDMYKPLYLSLGQVDNDFDSVPISMKKELLPMGCIGEFFYLRNTRIPIHGPKSTDFKVFMSVGGWSNREAFPKMVRDPQKVDKFINSCIDTMFMYGFDGIDLDWEFPEDDGFEPMMYLDIIKRLKMKMLELEATIYKDAISHNTSYPHFELSIAAPAFDEKLRILPVQQMDKFVDKWNMMTYDYSGEWSDVTGYHSNLFSPPDVSGSVMKRSQSNSNETLCGDNAVKYMKDNLKISSRKIILGMAAYGRGFSGVSKSKTNGKLTGKKFNGVSGSSPDEPGVWLYNKLPIKGSKEEFDKESVSAYCYDPKSKIFVAYDNSQSMVIKSKYVRDNNLGGGFLWEACGEKLNNPKLSLINSFTFDMNNIDKQKSMFSNRKVLEYYLMKYGKQGFLSGYILSVLNRMNET; translated from the coding sequence ATGGTAAATCcgaatatatatattttttcgAGTTGCATTTTCATTGCTGCAGTAACTTTTGGCTTCGAAATGGTTCTGTACAACATATACAAGAAATACACTGACCAGCTTCAGAGGTTTGATGCAAAGCCTGGAAATATTTCTAGTGAGTTAAATCAACATGACAGGGAGTATGATCCTATAATGAAACCAGAAAATTCAGAACAGAACAATGGTACAGAAAATAGCCTGTACTCCATGGGTGTTTATTACTCGAATTGGTCACCATATTCTCCAAGACTGTTCTTTCCACATGACATTGATACTTCCAGAGTGTCACACgtttattattcttttcttttagTAGATGGAGATGAGGGTACCATTAAATCAAGTGATACTTGGTCTgattttcaaattgataTGTATAAGCCTTTATACCTATCATTGGGTCAAGTAgataatgattttgattCAGTTCcaatttcaatgaaaaaGGAATTACTTCCCATGGGTTGTATTGGGGAATTCTTCTATTTAAGAAATACAAGAATTCCTATACATGGCCCCAAGTCAACAGattttaaagttttcatGTCTGTTGGTGGATGGTCTAATAGAGAAGCATTTCCGAAAATGGTGAGAGATCCTCAAAAAGTTGATAAGTTTATTAATTCATGTATTGACACCATGTTTATGTATGGCTTTGATGGAATAGATTTAGATTGGGAGTTTCCCGAGGATGACGGCTTCGAACCAATGATGTATTTGGATATCATAAAAAGGctaaaaatgaagatgtTAGAACTGGAAGCAACAATTTACAAAGACGCGATAAGTCATAACACCTCTTATCCACATTTTGAGTTATCAATAGCTGCTCCTGCctttgatgaaaaattaagaatATTGCCAGTGCAACAAATGGACAAGTTTGTAGATAAATGGAACATGATGACTTATGATTACAGTGGGGAGTGGTCAGATGTGACAGGATATCATTCAAATTTGTTTTCACCACCAGATGTTTCAGGTTCTGTCATGAAAAGGTCACAATCAAACTCCAATGAAACACTATGTGGGGACAATGCagtaaaatatatgaaggataatttaaagatcagctcaagaaaaataatattgggCATGGCAGCATATGGAAGAGGTTTCTCTGGAGTTTCGAAATCAAAAACTAATGGTAAATTGACGGGTAAAAAGTTTAATGGTGTTTCTGGCTCATCACCAGATGAACCAGGGGTTTGGCTTTATAATAAGTTACCTATCAAAGGTTCAAAGGAAGAGTTTGATAAGGAGTCTGTTTCAGCATATTGTTATGATCCAAAATCCAAAATATTTGTGGCTTACGATAATAGTCAATCAATGGTAATCAAATCCAAATATGTGAGAGATAATAATCTTGGTGGTGGTTTTTTATGGGAAGCATGTGgagaaaaattaaataaccCTAAATTATCACTTATTAATTCATTCACTTTTgatatgaataatatagataaaCAGAAATCTATGTTTAGCAATAGAAAAGTACTTGAATATTACCTCATGAAGTATGGGAAACAAGGGTTTTTGTCTGGTTACATATTATCTGTTCTGAATAGAATGAATGAAACATAA